Proteins found in one Lycium ferocissimum isolate CSIRO_LF1 chromosome 6, AGI_CSIRO_Lferr_CH_V1, whole genome shotgun sequence genomic segment:
- the LOC132060172 gene encoding beta-glucuronosyltransferase GlcAT14B-like, with product MVQIPQKSPIPMSLFVKQVLLFSLLPISLFCFLLPLHHFHSHTPHFPHNPTFSNSISTPPRISYFITGTKNDGPRIFRLLQAIYHPRNYYLLHLDQFASTKQRLNLALQVSSVDVFVAADNVNVIEKADAVNEQGSSPLSLVLHGVAVLLKWKNDWDWFVNLDASDYPLIKQDDFLHILSFVPRNLNFIEYNKNVSPDEYRKAEEVIVDSRLYINLKGKMFVGDGKRAHPTAFKFFMGSQHVILNRKFVEYLIHGWENLPRLLLLYFTNTRSSHKGYFQTLACNTKEFSDAVINSNLRFTNSDNSDRILKREVAFVGNISEDSPLLDMIDAHILHRGRGMVSPGGWCLGSSNWFGDPCGEWGDPSVLRPGPTAQGLEKLLMKSIKDMSIRSSRCDHQ from the exons ATGGTCCAAATTCCACAAAAATCCCCTATTCCCATGTCTCTCTTTGTCAAACAAGTCCTCCTTTTTTCCCTTCTCCcaatttcccttttttgtttCCTCCTTCCACTTCATCACTTCCATAGCCACACTCCCCATTTTCCTCACAACCCCACTTTCTCAAACTCCATTTCAACCCCACCAAGAATATCTTACTTCATTACTGGCACTAAAAATGATGGACCAAGAATCTTTAGGTTACTTCAAGCAATATACCATCCAAGAAACTACTATTTACTTCATCTTGATCAGTTTGCTTCAACCAAACAAAGACTAAACCTTGCTTTACAAGTAAGTTCTGTTGATGTGTTTGTTGCAGCTGATAATGTGAATGTTATTGAGAAAGCTGATGCTGTTAATGAACAAGGGTCTTCTCCTTTGAGTTTAGTGCTTCATGGTGTTGCTGTTTTGTTGAAGTGGAAGAACGATTGGGATTGGTTTGTGAATCTTGATGCATCTGATTATCCACTCATTAAACAAGATG ATTTTCTCCATATCCTGTCTTTTGTTCCGAGGAATTTGAATTTCATAGAATATAATAAGAACGTCAGCCCAGACGA ATATCGAAAAGCTGAGGAAGTTATCGTTGACTCTCGACTCTACATTAACTTAAAAGGAAAGATGTTTGTGGGTGACGGAAAACGGGCACATCCTActgcttttaaattttttatgg GTTCTCAACATGTAATTCTAAACAGGAAGTTTGTCGAGTACTTGATCCATGGATGGGAAAATTTGCCAAGACTGCTCCTGCTATACTTCACGAACACTAGATCGTCTCATAAAGGTTACTTTCAGACTCTCGCTTGCAATACTAAGGAGTTTTCGGATGCTGTCATTAACTCCAACTTGCGGTTCACTAACTCAGACAATTCTGATAGAATACTTAAAAGGGAGGTTGCATTTGTTGGAAACATATCAGAAGATTCTCCATTATTGGATATGATTGATGCACACATTCTTCACCGGGGTCGTGGTATGGTCTCACCAGGAGGGTGGTGTTTAGGTAGCTCAAATTGGTTCGGTGATCCTTGCGGTGAATGGGGCGATCCCAGTGTCCTAAGACCGGGGCCCACTGCACAAGGACTTGAAAAGCTCCTCATGAAATCGATCAAAGACATGTCAATCAGGTCGAGCAGATGTGACCATCAATGA
- the LOC132060171 gene encoding ABC transporter B family member 6-like yields MMVQRGLFGWSPPHIQPLTPVSEVSEPPESPSPYTDTGGDAMQVELEEEMDADTEEMEPPPTAAPFSMLFACADRLDWVLMILGSVAAAAHGTALVVYLHYFAKIIQLLSHGNEPADQLFHRFTELALTILYIAGGVFVAGWIEVSCWILTGERQTAVIRSRYVQVLLNQDMSFFDTYGNNGDIVSQVLSDVLLIQSALSEKVGNYIHNMATFFSGLVIGFVNCWQIALITLATGPFIVAAGGISNIFLHRLAENIQDAYAEAASIAEQAVSYIRTLYAFTNETLAKYSYATSLQATLRYGILISLVQGLGLGFTYGLAICSCALQLWVGRFLVTHEKAHGGEVVTALFAVILSGLGLNQAATNFYSFEQGRIAAYRLFEMISRSSSVANNEGTTLPSVQGNIEFRNVYFSYLSRPEIPILSGFYLTVPAKKAVALVGRNGSGKSSIIPLMERFYDPTLGEVLLDGENIKNLKLEWLRSRIGLVTQEPALLSLSIRDNIAYGRDATSDQIEEAAKIAQAHTFISSLEGGYETQVGRTGLALTEEQKIKLSVARAVLSNPSILLLDEVTGGLDFEAERSVQGALDLLMLGRSTIIIARRLSLIRNADYIAVMEEGQLVEMGTHDELIALDGLYAELLKCEEAAKLPRRMPMRNHKGTAVFQVEKDSSASHSFQEPSSPKMMKSPSLQRVSGAHAFWAADVTFSAQESPHSRSPPPEQMVENGMPLDSADKEPSIRRQDSFEMRLPELPKIDVQSANRKMSNNSDPESPVSPLLTSDPKNERSHSQTFSRPNSDFDDFPITPEKTKDTENREPPSFWRLVELSLAEWLYALLGSTGAAIFGSFNPLLAYVIALIVTAYYRTEDKHHLGRDVDRWCLIIACMGVVTVFANFLQHFYFGIMGEKMTERVRRMMFSAMLRNEVGWFDEEENSADNLSMRLANDATFVRAAFSNRLSIFIQDTAAVIVAVLIGMLLQWRLALVALATLPVLTVSAVAQKLWLAGLSKGIQEMHRKASLVLEDAVRNIYTVVAFCAGNKVMELYRSQLQKIFTKSFLHGVAIGFGFGFSQFLLFGCNALLLWYTALSVKKKHMSLTTALKEYMVFSFASFALVEPFGLAPYILKRRKSLTSVFEIIDRAPKIDPDDNSALKPPNVYGSIELKNIDFSYPSRPEVLVLSNFTLKVNGGQTVAVVGVSGSGKSTIISLIERFYDPVAGQVLLDGRDLKSYNLRWLRNHLGLVQQEPIIFSTTIRENIIYARHNASEAEMKEAARIANAHHFISSLPHGYDTHVGMRGVDLTPGQKQRIAIARVVLKNAPILLLDEASSSIESESSRVIQEALDTLIMGNKTTILIAHRAAMMRHVDNIVVLNGGRIVEDGTHDTLMSKNGLYVRLMQPHFGKGLRQHRLV; encoded by the exons ATGATGGTACAAAGGGGGTTATTTGGGTGGTCCCCACCACATATACAACCGTTAACGCCGGTATCAGAAGTATCAGAGCCACCGGAATCACCTTCTCCGTATACGGATACAGGTGGCGATGCTATGCAG GTTGAGTTGGAGGAGGAGATGGATGCAGATACGGAGGAGATGGAACCACCGCCGACGGCAGCTCCATTTTCGATGCTGTTCGCTTGTGCGGACCGGCTTGATTGGGTGCTTATGATTTTAGGATCAGTTGCTGCAGCTGCGCATGGGACTGCTTTGGTGGTTTACTTGCATTACTTTGCTAAGATTATTCAATTGCTCAGCCACGGGAATGAACCCGCTGATCAGCTGTTCCACCGATTCACTGAG CTTGCCTTGACCATTCTTTATATTGCGGGGGGTGTTTTTGTTGCTGGTTGGATTG AGGTATCATGTTGGATTCTTACCGGAGAACGGCAGACTGCGGTGATCAGATCAAGATATGTTCAAGTATTACTGAATCAAGATATGAGTTTTTTTGATACCTATGGAAACAATGGAGACATTGTGAGCCAAGTCTTGAGTGACGTGCTACTTATTCAATCTGCTCTTAGCGAAAAA GTTGGGAACTATATTCACAACATGGCTACCTTTTTCAGTGGCCTTGTTATTGGATTTGTCAACTGCTGGCAAATTGCCCTTATAACTTTAGCAACTGGTCCGTTCATTGTTGCAGCCGGGGGAATATCAAATATATTTCTTCATAGACTTGCAGAGAACATTCAGGATGCATATGCTGAAGCAGCAAGTATAGCTGAACAG GCAGTTTCTTATATTAGGACATTGTATGCATTCACAAATGAAACTTTGGCCAAGTATTCATATGCTACCTCGCTACAAGCTACACTGAGGTACGGTATATTAATAAGTCTTGTGCAAGGACTTGGACTTGGCTTCACATACGGGCTTGCAATTTGTTCCTGTGCCTTGCAACTATGGGTTGGAAGATTCCTGGTAACACATGAAAAAGCTCATGGTGGTGAAGTTGTTACTGCTCTTTTTGCTGTAATTTTAAGTGGCCT TGGGCTGAATCAAGCAGCGACAAACTTCTACTCTTTTGAGCAAGGGAGAATCGCAGCTTATAGGCTTTTTGAGATGATAAGTCGTTCGTCCTCCGTTGCTAATAATGAAGGAACCACCCTTCCTTCTGTGCAAGGAAACATTGAATTCCGAAATGTATATTTCAGCTACCTCTCTCGCCCTGAAATTCCTATCTTGAGTGGATTTTATCTCACTGTACCTGCTAAAAAGGCTGTAGCCCTTGTTGGCAGAAATGGTTCCGGCAAAAGTAGTATTATACCACTTATGGAGCGGTTTTATGATCCTACATTAG GGGAAGTCCTGTTAGATGGGGAAAATATTAAAAACCTGAAACTGGAATGGCTCAGAAGCCGAATTGGCTTAGTAACCCAGGAACCTGCCTTGCTAAGTCTGAGCATCAGAGATAACATTGCTTATGGACGAGATGCTACTTCAGATCAAATTGAAGAAGCTGCTAAAATAGCACAGGCTCATACATTTATTAGCTCACTGGAGGGAGGATATGAAACCCAG GTGGGTAGGACTGGTCTAGCTTTGACAgaagaacaaaaaattaaactttCTGTTGCTAGGGCTGTTCTTTCAAATCCTTCAATCCTCCTTCTTGATGAGGTTACTGGTGGACTTGATTTTGAAGCTGAAAGATCTGTTCAGGGAGCTCTGGATCTCCTTATGTTGGGCAGATCAACTATAATAATAGCAAGGCGACTGAGTCTTATTAGAAATGCTGATTACATTGCCGTGATGGAGGAAGGCCAATTAGTTGAAATGGGAACACACGATGAACTAATAGCATTGGATGGCCTCTATGCTGAGCTTCTTAAATGTGAAGAAGCAGCGAAACTCCCTCGCAG GATGCCAATGAGAAACCACAAGGGGACCGCAGTGTTCCAAGTTGAAAAAGATTCTTCAGCTAGTCATAGCTTCCAAGAACCTTCTTCTCCCAAGATGATGAAATCACCATCTCTTCAAAGGGTTTCTGGTGCCCATGCATTTTGGGCAGCAGATGTTACATTTAGTGCTCAAGAATCTCCCCACAGCCGTAGCCCGCCACCGGAGCAAATGGTCGAGAATGGTATGCCCTTGGATTCAGCTGATAAAGAACCATCAATAAGAAGGCAGGATAGCTTCGAGATGAGACTGCCAGAGCTTCCTAAGATTGACGTTCAATCTGCAAATCGGAAAATGTCCAACAATTCCGATCCCGAATCACCTGTCTCACCACTCTTGACATCTGATCCCAAAAATGAGCGCTCTCACTCACAAACTTTTAGTCGTCCAAACAGTGATTTTGATGACTTCCCTATTACACCTGAAAAAACAAAGGATACAGAGAATCGAGAACCACCATCCTTCTGGAGACTTGTTGAGCTTAGCCTTGCAGAGTGGCTTTATGCTCTACTAGGGAGCACGGGTGCTGCAATATTTGGTTCCTTTAATCCCCTTTTGGCCTACGTCATTGCTCTGATTGTAACAGCGTATTACAGAACAGAAGATAAGCATCACTTAGGTCGAGATGTTGATAGGTGGTGCCTCATTATAGCCTGTATGGGTGTGGTGACTGTTTTTGCCAATTTTCTGCAGCACTTCTATTTTGGTATAATGGGCGAGAAAATGACTGAGCGGGTTCGGAGGATGATGTTTTCCG CAATGCTTCGCAATGAGGTCGGGTGGTTTGATGAGGAGGAGAATAGTGCTGATAATCTATCTATGCGCTTGGCAAATGATGCTACATTTGTGCGTGCTGCCTTCAGCAATCGGctttccatattcatacaagaTACCGCAGCTGTTATTGTGGCTGTTCTTATTGGGATGCTACTTCAGTGGCGGTTGGCACTCGTGGCATTAGCTACTCTTCCTGTTCTTACAGTGTCTGCTGTTGCACAG AAATTGTGGCTTGCTGGGTTGTCAAAGGGTATTCAGGAGATGCATAGGAAAGCATCCTTGGTCCTTGAGGATGCTGTTAGAAATATTTATACAGTTGTAGCATTCTGTGCTGGTAATAAGGTAATGGAGCTCTACAGATCGCAACTGCAGAAGATATTTACGAAAAGCTTCCTCCATGGTGTGGCAATTGGTTTTGGTTTTGGCTTTTCAcagtttcttctttttggttGCAATGCTCTTCTCCTTTGGTATACTGCACTCTCTGTAAAGAAGAAGCACATGAGTCTAACTACAGCGCTCAAGGAGTATATGGTGTTCTCGTTTGCATCTTTTGCACTTGTTGAGCCTTTTGGGCTGGCTCCATATATTCTCAAAAGACGAAAATCGCTGACATCagtttttgaaataattgatcGAGCACCAAAGATTGACCCAGATGATAACTCAGCTTTAAAACCCCCAAATGTCTATGGAAGCATTGAGTTGAAAAACATTGATTTCTCATATCCATCTCGACCAGAAGTCCTGGTGTTGAGCAATTTCACTCTCAAAGTCAACGGAGGGCAAACTGTAGCTGTGGTGGGTGTTTCCGGTTCAGGAAAGAGCACAATTATATCTCTAATAGAGAGGTTTTATGACCCTGTTGCTGGTCAGGTTTTACTTGATGGCCGCGATTTAAAGTCATACAATTTGAGATGGTTGAGGAACCATTTAGGACTTGTTCAGCAGGAACCAATTATCTTCTCAACTACCATTAGGGAAAACATAATCTACGCAAGGCACAATGCTAGTGAAGCCGAGATGAAAGAAGCAGCTAGAATAGCAAATGCTCATCATTTCATCAGCAGTTTGCCTCATGGTTACGACACACATGTTGGGATGAGGGGGGTAGATCTGACTCCTGGACAGAAGCAAAGAATTGCAATAGCTCGTGTAGTTCTGAAGAATGCACCTATTCTATTATTGGATGAAGCAAGCTCCTCCATTGAATCTGAGTCGAGCAGAGTGATACAGGAGGCTCTAGATACTCTGATCATGGGGAACAAGACAACCATTTTAATTGCTCACCGAGCTGCCATGATGAGGCATGTTGACAACATAGTTGTACTTAATGGAGGGAGGATTGTTGAGGATGGTACCCATGATACACTGATGTCAaaaaatggtttatatgtccgCTTGATGCAACCTCACTTTGGGAAGGGATTGCGTCAGCATAGACTTGTTTAA
- the LOC132061583 gene encoding uncharacterized protein LOC132061583: protein MEDETSRTTNVSGSAPVSGSTPLTESLDSTPEVEQHPVIVKRKAIEPRSAAWPHYDKLIEDGINKAKCKYCDGSVAGVLESDDWQKVRNMVIFLKRFYDLTEKVSGSLYVTSNGHFEDIVELHNHLRECMEDDDPSLAKMGEKMKEKFVKYWGAPEKMNKVLFIASILDPRNKLEYVGDALEDMFGDEKGSEIKDKVVT from the exons ATGGAAGATGAAACAAGTCGAACAACCAATGTCAGTGGAAGCGCACCTGTCAGTGGAAGCACACCTCTTACTGAGTCTCTTGATTCAACACCGGAAGTTGAACAACATCCAGTGAttgtgaagaggaaagctatAGAACCAAGATCTGCTGCTTGGCCGCATTATGATAAGCTCATAGAAGATGGAATTAATAAAGCAAAGTGCAAGTATTGTG ATGGAAGTGTTGCAGGTGTACTTGAAAGTGATGATTGGCAAAAGGTGAGAAATATGGTAATATTTCTTAAAAGGTTTTATGATCTAACTGAGAAGGTTTCAGGTTCACTCTACGTCACTTCTAATGGTCACTTTGAAGATATAGTTGAGCTTCACAATCATTTAAGAGAGTGTATGGAAGACGATGATCCTTCTTTGGCAAAAATGggagaaaaaatgaaagaaaagtttGTCAAGTATTGGGGTGCTCCtgaaaaaatgaataaagtgCTTTTTATTGCCTCTATCTTAGATCCTCGTAACAAACTTGAGTATGTTGGCGACGcacttgaggatatgtttgGAGATGAAAAGGGGAGTGAAATAAAAGATAAAGTGGTGACTTAG